From a single Pseudomonas sp. A34-9 genomic region:
- a CDS encoding ParD-like family protein: MGIVKISEDMHENLRISSNALSRSINAQAEHWMRIGMLAELHPNLDHSAICRLLIRAEQNGGLDLQQLTQEAVSA, encoded by the coding sequence ATGGGCATCGTAAAGATTTCAGAGGACATGCACGAGAACCTGCGGATCTCCAGCAACGCCCTCAGCCGCTCGATCAACGCGCAGGCCGAGCACTGGATGCGCATCGGCATGCTCGCCGAACTGCACCCCAACCTCGACCACAGCGCCATTTGCCGCTTGCTGATCCGCGCCGAACAGAACGGCGGGCTGGATTTGCAACAACTGACTCAGGAAGCCGTCAGCGCATGA